The Phoenix dactylifera cultivar Barhee BC4 chromosome 17, palm_55x_up_171113_PBpolish2nd_filt_p, whole genome shotgun sequence genome contains a region encoding:
- the LOC103700461 gene encoding peptidyl-prolyl cis-trans isomerase PASTICCINO1-like, whose protein sequence is MHYKKMCVRLMLSEEISLVTCPPDYVYNKFTRPSSVLEGAYVQWEIELLGFEMPKILLTEEISRSPRELKGCCTLARDRFKSLEKRGLLVPKAKRSRKK, encoded by the exons ATGCACTACAAGAAAATGTGTGTTCGTTTAATGCTTTCTGAAGAGATCTCGCTTGTTACTTGCCCTCCAGATTATGTATATAATAAGTTTACAAG GCCTTCTAGTGTTCTTGAAGGAGCTTATGTTCAGTGGGAAATTGAGCTACTTGGCTTTGAAATGCCTAAG ATTCTTTTGACAGAGGAAATCTCTAGGTCTCCGCGTGAGCTGAAG GGATGTTGCACTCTTGCAAGGGATCGTTTCAAAAGCCTTGAGAAACGGGGTTTACTTGTCCCAAAAGCTAAAAGGAGCAG AAAGAAGTAG
- the LOC120104345 gene encoding probable LRR receptor-like serine/threonine-protein kinase At3g47570, whose product MEILSLSSLSELLDVSHNTLQGFLPSEIGNLINVNILDVSDNRLYGEIPDSIGKCVVLVNLNMSGNFFEGIIPTSLGNLKGLQFLDLSSNKLSGHIPEYLQMFHSLQFLNLSFNNLEGEVPLGGVFTNMSAFSLIGNRKICGGIHELHLPPCPSTQPHGKKHKAAILVVIIAVSSGVLGVTLILFFVLLYRTRKTRTRCSSMAAMRTEHVRVSYAELVRATDGFSSANLIGVGSFGSVYKGVMDWDHIKMVAVKILNLQQQGASRSFIAECEALRRIRHRNLVKIITACSSVDFRGNDFKALVLEFMENGSLERWLHPEVNEQCATRNLILEQRVSIAIDVASALDYLHHHSPVPIVHCDLKPSNILLDGDMTARVSDFGLAKFLSESTNSFSISTSLAAIKGSVGYIAPGENPCTNVSTSQFLPT is encoded by the coding sequence ATGGAGATTCTTAGCCTGTCTTCTCTATCCGAACTCTTAGACGTATCACACAACACATTACAAGGGTTCTTACCTTCAGAAATTGGCAACCTGATAAATGTCAATATCCTCGATGTTTCTGACAACAGATTGTATGGCGAAATCCCTGATAGCATTGGCAAATGCGTGGTCCTCGTAAACCTTAACATGAGTGGTAATTTTTTTGAGGGGATCATCCCGACATCGTTGGGCAATCTAAAGGGCCTTCAATTTCTGGACCTCTCAAGCAACAAACTGTCGGGGCATATACCAGAATATCTCCAAATGTTTCACTCCCTCCAGTTTCTGAATCTCTCTTTCAACAACCTTGAAGGCGAGGTTCCGCTAGGTGGGGTCTTCACAAATATGAGCGCATTTTCACTTATTGGAAATCGAAAGATCTGTGGTGGAATCCATGAACTGCACCTGCCACCCTGCCCCTCTACCCAACCCCATGGGAAAAAACACAAAGCTGCTATTTTGGTGGTGATCATCGCAGTTTCCAGTGGAGTTCTAGGTGTGACTCTGATTCTCTTCTTCGTGTTACTTTACCGGACTCGAAAGACAAGAACGAGATGTTCGTCCATGGCGGCCATGAGGACAGAACATGTTAGAGTCTCTTATGCCGAATTGGTCAGAGCAACTGATGGGTTCTCTTCAGCAAATCTGATTGGTGTTGGGAGTTTCGGTTCTGTATATAAAGGGGTCATGGATTGGGATCATATAAAGATGGTTGCCGTAAAGATACTGAACCTTCAGCAGCAGGGAGCTTCAAGGAGTTTCATTGCTGAATGTGAGGCCTTGAGAAGAATCCGACACCGGAACCTGGTCAAAATCATAACTGCATGCTCTAGTGTTGATTTTAGAGGTAATGATTTCAAAGCACTGGTTCTTGAATTTATGGAGAATGGTAGCTTGGAACGATGGCTGCATCCGGAAGTAAATGAGCAATGCGCGACGAGGAATTTGATTTTAGAACAGAGAGTGAGCATAGCCATCGACGTGGCTTCTGCACTGGATTACCTTCATCATCACAGCCCAGTGCCAATCGTGCATTGTGATCTCAAGCCAAGCAACATTCTTCTGGACGGGGACATGACCGCCCGTGTGAGTGACTTCGGGCTGGCGAAGTTTCTCTCTGAATCTACTAACTCATTCTCCATATCTACAAGCTTGGCGGCGATAAAAGGATCGGTTGGATACATCGCTCCAGGTGAGAATCCATGCACAAATGTTTCTACTTCTCAGTTTCTTCCTACGTAG